Proteins encoded together in one Paracoccus sp. SMMA_5_TC window:
- a CDS encoding Lrp/AsnC family transcriptional regulator, with the protein MDELDHDLIAELRRDGRAAISDLAARLRVSRATVRNRMERLIAAGDIAGFIVLTRADLSEAPVRALMMIGIEGRGGDRIMARLTGMPAVMAVHSTNGKWDLIVELSTESLIELDEIIRRIRNMEGVMTSETNLLLSTRRAAARRAWS; encoded by the coding sequence ATGGACGAACTGGACCATGACCTGATTGCGGAGCTGCGCCGCGATGGCCGCGCCGCGATTTCCGACCTGGCCGCGCGGCTGCGCGTCAGCCGCGCCACGGTGCGCAACCGGATGGAGCGGCTGATCGCGGCGGGCGACATTGCCGGCTTCATCGTGCTGACCCGCGCCGATCTTTCCGAGGCTCCGGTGCGTGCATTGATGATGATCGGGATCGAGGGTCGGGGCGGTGACCGCATCATGGCGCGGCTGACGGGGATGCCGGCGGTGATGGCGGTGCATTCGACGAATGGCAAATGGGATCTGATCGTCGAACTGTCCACCGAATCCCTGATCGAACTGGACGAAATCATCCGGCGCATCCGCAACATGGAGGGCGTGATGACCTCGGAAACCAACCTTCTGCTGTCCACAAGGCGCGCGGCCGCGCGGCGTGCCTGGTCCTGA
- a CDS encoding acyl-CoA thioesterase, which translates to MTNADDDYPQEEPAIRTIAMPADTNSAGDIFGGWLMAQMDLAAGNVAARRARGRCATVAVDSFTFHHPVKIGDEVSAYARIIREGRSSMHVAVEAWRRSRGGEERQKVTMATFVFVALDDDGRPRPLPAHSQCS; encoded by the coding sequence ATGACAAACGCAGATGACGACTATCCACAAGAAGAGCCGGCGATTCGCACCATTGCCATGCCGGCCGATACCAATTCGGCCGGCGACATCTTTGGCGGCTGGCTGATGGCGCAGATGGATCTGGCGGCGGGCAATGTCGCCGCGCGCCGCGCCCGCGGGCGCTGCGCCACCGTTGCCGTCGATTCCTTTACCTTTCATCACCCGGTCAAGATCGGCGACGAGGTTTCCGCCTATGCGCGCATCATCCGCGAGGGACGCAGTTCGATGCACGTGGCCGTCGAGGCCTGGCGCCGATCCCGCGGTGGCGAAGAGCGCCAGAAGGTGACCATGGCCACATTTGTCTTTGTCGCGCTGGACGATGATGGCCGGCCGCGGCCGCTGCCGGCGCATTCCCAATGCAGCTGA
- the rocF gene encoding arginase: MNKISLIGAPVDTGQRRLGCLMGPAAYRVAGILPLLRDLGHQVEDLGDLAPAAQTPADCANPAVDQLPETLAWTAALRAKVAAVLAEGTMPVVLGGDHSLALGTLAGAAEHARAAGRSLFVLWLDAHSDFHTPLTTVSGNLHGTPMAYAAGRPGFDAFPAFPAPVPERNICMFGIRSVDAAELAALRDTDIAVNDMRVLDERGIVAPLREFLDRVRAENGLLHVSLDVDFLDPAIAPAVGTTVPGGATFREAHLVCELLHESGLMTSLDLVELNPFLDDRGRTARLMVDLTGSLFGKKVFDRPTRSFH, translated from the coding sequence ATGAACAAGATTTCGCTGATCGGTGCACCGGTCGATACCGGCCAACGCCGCCTTGGCTGCCTGATGGGGCCAGCCGCCTATCGGGTTGCGGGTATCCTGCCCCTGCTGCGCGATCTGGGGCATCAGGTCGAGGATCTTGGCGATCTGGCGCCCGCGGCGCAGACCCCGGCCGATTGCGCCAACCCCGCAGTCGATCAACTGCCCGAGACGCTGGCCTGGACCGCGGCCTTGCGCGCCAAGGTCGCCGCGGTGCTGGCCGAAGGCACGATGCCCGTGGTGCTGGGCGGCGATCATTCGCTGGCCCTTGGCACTCTGGCGGGCGCGGCCGAACATGCCCGCGCCGCGGGGCGGTCGCTGTTCGTGCTGTGGCTGGATGCGCACAGCGATTTTCACACGCCGCTGACCACGGTTTCGGGCAACCTGCATGGCACGCCTATGGCCTATGCGGCAGGACGCCCCGGCTTTGACGCCTTTCCGGCCTTTCCGGCGCCGGTGCCCGAACGCAACATCTGCATGTTCGGCATCCGGTCGGTCGATGCGGCGGAACTGGCGGCGCTGCGCGACACCGATATCGCCGTCAATGACATGCGGGTGCTGGACGAACGTGGCATCGTCGCGCCGCTGCGCGAATTCCTGGACCGCGTGCGGGCCGAAAACGGCCTGCTGCATGTGTCGCTGGACGTCGACTTCCTCGACCCCGCCATCGCCCCGGCCGTCGGCACGACCGTGCCCGGCGGCGCCACCTTCCGCGAGGCGCATCTGGTCTGCGAACTGCTGCACGAAAGCGGCCTGATGACCTCGCTGGACCTGGTCGAGCTCAACCCGTTCCTCGACGATCGCGGCCGCACCGCCCGGCTGATGGTCGATCTGACCGGGTCGCTCTTTGGCAAGAAGGTCTTTGACCGCCCCACCCGCAGCTTTCACTAG